TTTTTTAAAGCAGAAACAACTTTTTTTCCATCTGCGGTAATGGCTAATTCTGCTACTGAGTAGTTACTACCTTGTAAAGTAGATATTTCCGTTCCTGTTTCTAAATTCCATATTTTCAGAGTTTTATCACTAGAACCAGAAATTGCTTTTTTCCCATCAGGTGTAATTGCTACTGTATTTATAGAGTCTTCATGACCACTCAGGGTAAATATTTCCATTCCTGTTTCTAAATCCCACAATTTTAGGGTTTTGTCAGATGAACCAGAAACGACTTTTTTCCCATCTGGGGTAATTGCTACTGTATTGACTGCACTTTTATTTCCTCTCATATATTTCCTATATTTATATCTGGATTATTAATGTAACTTTAAGTTTCTAACCGCAGGAAATGAACCCTTCCTGATTGCTCACCTACTACAATTGTCGATCCATCTGGGGACACTGCACAACACACGATAGATGTGTCACCAGTAAAAGTAGAAATATCTTTTCTTGTCTTTAAATCCCACAATTTCAGTGTATTATCATAAGAAACAGAAATAGCTTTTTTACCATCTGGGGTGATTTTTACTGTACCTACCCAAAATCTATGACCAGTGAGAGTAGAGATTTCCTTTCCTGTCTCTAAATTCCATAGTTTTATGGTCTTGTCACTAGAACCAGAAACGGCTTTTTTTCCATCTGGTGTAATTGCTATTGTACCTACCCAATCTTTATGACCAATTAGGGTAGAAATTTCCTTTCCTGTTTCTAAATCCCATAGTTTTATGGTCTTGTCACGAGAACCAGACAGGGCTTTTTTCCCATCTGGGGTAATTGCTACTGCACCTACCCAGTGTTTATGACCAATAAAGGTAAAAATTTCTTTTCTTGTTTCTAAATCCCACAGTTTTAGAGTATTGTCCTCAGAACCAGAAACCGCTTTTTTCCCATCGGGTGTAATTGCTACTGCTCTAACTGGATGATTATGACCAGTCAGGGTAAATATTTCTTCAGTTGTTTCTAAATTCCAGAGTTTTAGAGTGTTGTCATCAGAACCAGAAAGGATTTTTTTGCCATCATGAGTAATAGTTACTGCTCTGACTGCACTGTTATGACCAGTGAAAGTAGAAATTTCCGTTCCTGTCTCTAAATCCCACAGTTTTAGGGTATTGTCACCAGAACCAGAAACAGCTTGTTTACTATTTGGAGCGATCGCTACTGCTCTTACCCAATCATTATGACCTGTTGGACTAGAGACGGCCGTTCCTATATCTAAATCCCACAGTTTCAGGGTTGTGTCTGCTGAACCAGAAAGAATTTTTTTACCATCTGGTGTAATTGCTACTGTTCTTACAGGTCCGTTATGACCAGTGAGAGTAAAAATTTCTGTTCCTGTCTCTAAATCCCACATTTTTATAGTCTTGTCTCTAGAACCAGAAAGTGCTTTTTTCCCATCGGAGGTAATTACTACTATTCTTATTGCTCTGTGATGACCAGTAAGAGTAGAGATTTCTGTTCCTGTTTCTAAATCCCAGAGTTTCAGGGTGCTGTCCTCTGAACCAGAAAGTGCTGTTTTCCCATCTAGTGTAATTGCTACTGTTCTTATCGCTCCTTCATGACCAGTGAGAGTAAAGATTTCTGTTTCTGTCTGTAAATCCCAGAGTTTGAGGGTGTTGTCTTCTGAACCAGAAAGAATTTTTTTACCATCTGGTGTAATTGCTACTGTTCTTATCGCTCCTTCATGACCAGTCAGGGTGGAAATTTCTTTTCCTGTTTGCAAATCCCACAGTTTCAAAGTTTTGTCCAAAGAAGCAGAAACAGCTTTTTGACTATCGGTCGTCATAGCTACTGCTCTCACGGAATCTTGATGACCAGTTAGGGTAAAGATTTCCTTTCGTTTCTGCAAATCCCAGACTTTTAAAGTGTTGTCATCTGAACCAGAAACAACTTTTTGACTTAAAGGTGCTATCGTTTCACTTAATGATGTAGTCATAGCGATCGCTCTAACTGTATCTTGATGACCAGTCAGAGTAAACATTTCCTTTCCTGTTCGCAAATTCCACACTTTTATAGTCTTGTCAGCAGAAGCAGAAACCGCTATTTTGCCCTCTGTAATCAATACCGCTTCTAATCGGCTACTATGACCTGTCAGGGTACGTAATAAATTTCCTCCAGGAGTAGTTAAACTTGCTGTAATCGGACGAAATCGAGGAATTTCACTTTTACTTTGTGCTGCATCTGCCAATATTTTATTAATTTCTGGCTGTTGATTACTCTGTAGTCTTCCCCATAATTGACCTACTAACTGATTTTTATCTGCATCTACAACATGGGCTGATAATTCTAAAGTCCGTCGAATTAATTTCAGAGTGTTAATTTTTTCCAATTCTAAAACTTCATCTTTTTCTAAGCTATTTAATATTGCAGAATCTTGAATTAAATAATAATCTCTAATTAAAGATTCAACTCCAAATTTAGAATGATTTATTTTGAAATAAATAAAATCAAATTCTGTTAGCGTTTGATAATATTTTTCTGAATTACCTGCTTTTAATTGTTGTTCACAAAATTGTCCCAAAAATAAATTTTGGAATTCTGCTGATTTTAAAGATAATTTAGTGGCAAGTTCCCCCATTTATTCCACCTCCTTCAGCATATCTAAAAATTCCAACTGTAGGAAATGCACTCGTCCTGATTCTTCTCCAGCGACAATTTTTAAGCCGTCTGGGGAAATAGCACAGCAAATTATAGGACTATCTGCAATAAAAGAAGAGATTTCTTTTCCTGTGTCTAAATCCAAGAGTTTTAGGGTATTCTCATCAGAAGAAGAAAGGACTTTTTTACCATCGGGAGTTATTTTCATTGCATTGAACCATTTAGTATCAATGAGACAAGATATTTCTCTTTTTGCTTCTAAGTCCCATAGTAGAATGTGTGACTTTTTATCAGAAGTTTGATAATAATAAGATGGCAAATTCATTTCCTGCTTATAGAGGTTGGTAGAAGTTTCTATCCCTGTTTCTAAATCCCACAATTTCAAACTTGTGTCTACTCCCGTATCCCAGCGATAATTATAAGCAACAATGGCTTTTTTCCAATTTGGCGTTAAAGCTATGACATTTAATTTACAATCATTATTAATGTCTATATTATGATAGATAGCAAAACTAGAGATTTCTTTTCCTGTTTCTAAATTCCATATTTTGACATTTTCGTTATCAATACTCAGGACTTTTTGCCAATCTGGAGTTAATGCGATGAGATTTAATTTATCTCGATCATAGTATGACTGTTCCAACTGAATATTATCTATGGTAAGTGTAGAGATTTCTGTTCCTGTTTGTAAATCCCACACTTTCAGGGTTTTACCACAGGAAGAAATGGCTTTTTTACCATCTGAATTAATATCTACTAACTTAATTTGTGCATGATTTTTGCTAGGGATAGAGATTTGGATTTCTGTTAGTAAATTCCACACTTTTAGGGTTTCACCAGAAGAGGTAATGGCTTTTTTATTATTATAATTTATCGCTACAACTTTAGCAGTTTCTACGGTTTTTAATAATTCCTTATCACTGGTAAATTTAGATATTTCTTGAGAGACGTTTACAGTATTTAATTCTTGATCATCAGTAAGATCAGAAATTTCTTTTCCTGTCTCTAAATCCCATACATTTAATAATTTTGGGAAATAGAAATAGCCTTTTTTTCCATCGCTCGAAATTACCAATTTGCCAGAAATTTTATCACTGCTCATACCGCGAATAGCTTTATATTCATTGAGAGTAAAGATATCCTTTCCTGTTTCTAAATCCCATAATTTTACTATACCATCCAGAACATAGCCACTTTCATGAAGCCAGGTATGGAAAGAAAGGATTTTTTTACCATCAGGGTTAATAGCTGCTATCTCTATATTTTCATTAGGAATAGAAATTTCTGTTGCTGTTACTACATCCAATATTTTCAACATTTTCCGAAAACAACAAAGAACTTTTTTATAATCTGGGGTGATAGATACTGAGTCTAAATAGTCGTAGAATGTAGAATCTAAATTAGTCAACATAGAGATTTCTTTTCCTGTCTCTATATCCAACATTATCAGGGCTTGATAATTAGAACATAAGGCTTTTTTTCCATCTGAGGTAATGACTATGGAATCTACTTTATAAGAAGTGGGAAAAGTGAGAGTAGAAATTTCTATTCCCGTTTCTAAATCCCACAATTTCAAGGTAGCATCATCTGAACCAGAAACAGCTTTTTTACCATCAGGAGTCATGGCTATTACTGTGATATCTTTGTTATGACCTGGGAGTGTTCTTAAGAGGCTACCTCCAGGATTTGTTAAGCTGGCTGTAATGGGACGAAATCTGGGAATTTCACTTTTACTTTCTGCTGCATCTTGTAATATTTTCTGAACATCTGAATTTTGAAAACTCTGTAATCTTCCCCATAGTTGTCCTACTAATTGATTTGGGTCTTGATTCAAAATATGGTTTGATAATTGTAAAGCATTTTGAATTAATTTTAGGGTTTTGATTTGTTCAGTTTCTAATTTTTCGTCTTCTTCTAAATTATCAAATATTTCTGGATTGGTAATTAAATCATAATCTTTAATTAATGCTTCAATTCCAAAGTTAGGAGATTGAATTTTTAGAGAAATAAAATCAAAATCTATGAGGGTTTGATAATATTTTTCTGAGTTTCCCGCTTTTAACTGTTGTTCAGGAAATTGTCCCAAAAAAAAATTTTTAAATTCTGCTGATTTTGCGGCTAATTTAGTGGCAAGTGCGCCCATTTTATTCCACCTCCTTGAGCATATCTGGCAATTCTAAGCGCAGGAAATGCACCCGTCCCGATTGTTCTCCAGCAACAATTGTTAATCCATCTGGGGAAATAGCACAGCAAAATATAGGACTATCACCAATAAAAGTAGAGAGTTCCTGTCCTGTTTCCAAATCCCAGACTTTCAGGGTGTTGTCACTAGAACCAGAAATGGCTTTTTTGCCATCAGGGGTAATTGCTAATGTTTTTAGCCCACCAGAAACGGCTCTTTTGCCATCGGTTGTAATTGCCACTCTAAGTGAATCTTGATCAAGCGTCAGAGTAGAAATTTCCTTTCCTTTTTCTAAGTCCCACACTTTTAAGGTATTATCCCAGGAACCAGAAACAGCCTTTTGAGCATCTGGTGTCATTGCTACTACTTTTACTAGGTAATTATGACCCGTTAGAGTACATATTTCTGTTCCTGTCTCTAAATTCCAAAGCTTCAGAATTTTGTCACCATAAGCAAAAAGGGCTTTTTGACCATCTGGGGTGATTGCTACTGCTTCTACTGGGTAATTATGAACTGCCAGAGTAGAGATTTCATTCCCTGTCTTCAAATCCCACAGTTTCAATATATTTTCGACACAAGCAGAAAGAGCTTTGTAACTATCAGGAGCAATTGCTACTTTATCTACTGGGTAATTATGACCAGTCATGATTAAGGTAGAGATTTCATTTCCTGTCTGCAAATCCCACAATTTTAAAGTGCGGTCAAAAGAAGCAGAAACAGCTTTTTGACTATCTAGGCTAATAGCTACTGCTATGATTCCGTTGCTATGACCCATCAGGGTAGAGATTTCCTTTCCTGTCTCTAAGTCCCACAGTTTAAGAGTTGTATCATGAGAAGAAGAAACAGCTTTTTTGCCATCTGGCGTAATTGCTACTGCATTTACTGAGTGCTTATGACCTATTAGGGTAGGTATTTCCTTTCTTGTTTCTAAATCCCACAGTTTAAGAGTTGTATCATGAGAACCAGAAACAGTTGTTTTACTGTCTGGTGTAATTGCTAATGATTTTACCCAGTGACTATAACCAATCAAATTAGAGATTTGCTGACAGCTTTTCAAATCCCATAGTTTTAAATGTCCGTTAAAAGAACCAGAAACAGCTTTTTGACCATCTGGGGCAATTGCTACTGCTGTTACGAGGTCTTTATGAGCATTTAGGGTGGAGATTTCATTACCTGTCTGCAAATCCCACAGTTTTAAAGTGCTGTCCAAAGAACCAGAAACGGCTTTTTCGCCATCGGGGGTAATTGCTACTGCCCGTACCGCCTGTTTATGACCAGTGAGGGTACGCAGTAAACTTCCTCCTGGAGTTGTTAAACTAGCTGTAATTGGACGGAATCGCGGAATTTCACTTTTACTTTGTGCTGCATCATCCAATAATTTCTTAATTTCTGGCTGTTCAAAACTCTGCAATCTTCCCCATAATTGCCCTACTAACTGAGTATTATCTTCATTCAAAATATGGGCTGATAGCTGTAACGCACGTTGAATTAATTTCAGGGGTTTGACTTGTTCAGCTTCTAGTTTCTCGTCTGCTTCTAATTTATCCAAGATTTCAGAGTTTTCAATTAGCTCATAATCTCTGATTAGCGGTTCTACTCCAAAGTTAGGATATTGAATTTTGAGAGTTATAAAATCAAAATCGGTGAGAGTTTGATAACACTTGTCTACATTTCCCGCTTTTAACTGTTGTTCAGGAAACTGCCCCAAAAACAAACTTTTAAATTCTGCTGATTTTGAGGCTAATTTAGTGGCAATGCTCCCCATTTATTCCATCTCCTTGAGCATATAATCAGCCATACTCTTATTAACTTCTCTAAACAGTTTCCGACCTTTACCTAACTTATCTTGACTTTTGAGAAATTCTAGAAAACTGCGATGATAAATACTATAGTAAGTTTTCTGTTCATCTGCATTTATTTTCGGTGTGACATATTCAATCCAATCATCTAAAACATCTTTAATATCATATTCATCTTCATCTAGAATATCTGCAATCAGGTTTAGAGATATGGGTTCACCTCTTTCTACCAAAATATAAAGTATTTTTACCTTCTTTTCATTGGCTTCTTTATCCATCCCCATCCTTGTCCAATGACTTGTATAATAGTCTTGCAGACCTTGGGGTAAACCCTTCAAACTTAAATCATTATATTTACCTTCAGCAATTCCCGGTAATAAATAACGCAAATAGATGAAATTATTTTCACTCTTAACCGCTATTTCCTGAATAAAAGTATCTTCATAAATATTACGGTCATTAATCCAATTTTTGAGTTTTTGCTCATTATTCAAAGATAAGTGCAGATACTCTTTTACGTCTTCCTGACTCAAAGCAGTATAATCACTCTTGGTTAAATCCAATTCATATACAGGAGTATCAGGAGATAAATTTAAACGTTTTGTTTCTTGATTATAAGGTCTTCTCGTTAGTAAAAAATAAATGCCATCAGGCAGATTTTGTGGTAAATCTAAAAGATTACTATTTCCTTCTTGTTCTACTTCATCTAGTGCATCAACAACAAGGACAAGTTTTTGTCCTTGGAGTTTTTCACTAGTTTTTTCTAGTAAAGTTCTTAAATCAGCATTGTCTGCATTTTGGAGAGAATAACGTTTAATTAATTGTTGACGGATACCCGCTAAAAACTTTTCTGGTTTGTTACGTCCTTCTGCAAAAACGTTGAAATAACAGGGAAATTTAGTGGCTAAAACGTATTTAGCCGCAATGGCACTTTTTCCCATACCTGCATCCCCAATCACGGTAAAATAACCTTTGGGTTGAGTTGTGAAGAACTTATTAATAGCTTTGAATACAAAATCACGCCCACAGAATAAGCGAGTTTTTTCAAAAATTAAGGCTTTAAATTCTTTAGGATAAACATCTAAATTCCAATCTGGATAAGGCTGATATTTTGAGGCTTTTGTTTGTTTAGCTACAGCAATAAAAGCTTCTCCAAATTCTTCTAATTCAGCCGAGAAGTTAATTTTAGCATTGATGATTTGCGTTTTTATTTCACTATTTTGATTAAGAAACTTTTTCGTATTCTCTACAAACTGAAAGGGAGCATTATTACTATAAGCATCCCAGAAATAATCTTTAATTACTTTCTCTCTAAACAGGTTTAATATTGCTTCTGGCTTAAATACTCCATACTTTACCAGAGTGTAGCCATAAACAGTATCAACATCATCAAGAATTTGGGTAGGATTGAGTTTTAATTCTTGAAGAATTTTGATTACAGCTTCATTTTTTTGAGCTTGTTTAATAATTAGTTGACTAGCTTGCGGAGCGTATTTACTAATTACGGAAGTAATGGCGGCAAATTCTATCATAATTGATTACCTGAAATTAACTATTGTTATGAGTGTATTAATACACAATTAAAGCTATTTTCAGGTAAATATACCATATCTTTGAATTTTACGCATAAACCCGATAAGGATATTTGTAAACTTTTCTATATTTAATATGTATAATTAGGACTGCTAAGATGCTCGCACCACAAGAGTTTGATAAAATTGATCAAATTTAGCTGACAACCAGGAAAGCTTTTAGTCCGTTTTATAGCGGTATGCACTTGAATGAGAGACACAATTAACGTCAAAAATCCATACACTAAAAGACTTTCAACTCTGTTCCCTGTTCCCTGTTCCCTGCTATAACAGAGTTTAACTATTAGACTAGGAATTTATTCCCAGACTGTTTATGAATTACGAATTATCTCCATCCTAACCAACGCAAACAAGGAACAATCAAATAATAACTCAACCCTAAACAAAGACTAATTAAAATAGCAATAAAATCCAAAAAAGCTATATAAGTCAATAACTCTAACCAGCTTGGTGGATTGGAAAAATGGATAAATGAAATTTTAATTCCTAAATGTATCAAACCTGCCACAATATTGGCACTACCAAAAGCAGTTATAAAAGCATAAGCTAGGTAATGGCTGCGAAGACCTAAACCCAAAGTTAACATCGAAATTGATACTAACATCCAAGCAATTAAGCCTTCGGGGCTATCATGTGGTTTAATAAATTGCCAAGTTATCCAACCTGAACTGTAGCCAATTAAACCCATGAAAGCAGAGATTAAAAATCGTCGCTTTTGTCCAAAACTTCCTGATAAAGTAATTCCCCAAGCAGTTCCTAAACCAGCAACTGCATAGATGAGAATTTCTTTTGGATTAGAGGGTTGAAGATTGGGGATTAATTGGGGTAATTGACGTGATATAAATTCTGCAACGAAAGCACCTAATTTAGTGTGATAAGCCAACAAAAAACCAGCGATAGTTCCCAAACTAGCGCCGATACTACTTAAAATTATCGCCCAAATGGTAGCCAAACAAGCTAATAAGAATTTGAAAATTGCTTGAACTGTGAATAATGTAGTGTTACCTACAGCTTGGGTAAATTGGGTAACAGTTTGGATGATGGTGTTTTGAAGTTGGGTAAAAAACCCTGGTTTTGATTCTACAGGAACAATTTTTAATAACCGTTTTTGAATAATAGCAGCATGGGCTGGACGCGATCGCACATCCGTTTGTATCATTTCATCAAGTAAATCTGCGAGTCTGGGGTTAATATTGCATTGATTACGCCAGCGTAATTCACTGGTGATAGGATCTTCTAAATCCTGCGGATATTTACCAGTAAGTAATTCAATCATTGTCCGTCCCAAAGCATAAAAATCTGCCGCAGGACCAACATTACCTCCTGTAATTTGTTCTGGTGGACTGTAACCAGAAGAGAATAACCGTGTAGAAGGAGAATGCGATCGCAATATTGCTCCACTAAATTGTT
This region of Anabaena sphaerica FACHB-251 genomic DNA includes:
- a CDS encoding WD40 repeat domain-containing protein produces the protein MGELATKLSLKSAEFQNLFLGQFCEQQLKAGNSEKYYQTLTEFDFIYFKINHSKFGVESLIRDYYLIQDSAILNSLEKDEVLELEKINTLKLIRRTLELSAHVVDADKNQLVGQLWGRLQSNQQPEINKILADAAQSKSEIPRFRPITASLTTPGGNLLRTLTGHSSRLEAVLITEGKIAVSASADKTIKVWNLRTGKEMFTLTGHQDTVRAIAMTTSLSETIAPLSQKVVSGSDDNTLKVWDLQKRKEIFTLTGHQDSVRAVAMTTDSQKAVSASLDKTLKLWDLQTGKEISTLTGHEGAIRTVAITPDGKKILSGSEDNTLKLWDLQTETEIFTLTGHEGAIRTVAITLDGKTALSGSEDSTLKLWDLETGTEISTLTGHHRAIRIVVITSDGKKALSGSRDKTIKMWDLETGTEIFTLTGHNGPVRTVAITPDGKKILSGSADTTLKLWDLDIGTAVSSPTGHNDWVRAVAIAPNSKQAVSGSGDNTLKLWDLETGTEISTFTGHNSAVRAVTITHDGKKILSGSDDNTLKLWNLETTEEIFTLTGHNHPVRAVAITPDGKKAVSGSEDNTLKLWDLETRKEIFTFIGHKHWVGAVAITPDGKKALSGSRDKTIKLWDLETGKEISTLIGHKDWVGTIAITPDGKKAVSGSSDKTIKLWNLETGKEISTLTGHRFWVGTVKITPDGKKAISVSYDNTLKLWDLKTRKDISTFTGDTSIVCCAVSPDGSTIVVGEQSGRVHFLRLET
- a CDS encoding WD40 repeat domain-containing protein, translated to MGALATKLAAKSAEFKNFFLGQFPEQQLKAGNSEKYYQTLIDFDFISLKIQSPNFGIEALIKDYDLITNPEIFDNLEEDEKLETEQIKTLKLIQNALQLSNHILNQDPNQLVGQLWGRLQSFQNSDVQKILQDAAESKSEIPRFRPITASLTNPGGSLLRTLPGHNKDITVIAMTPDGKKAVSGSDDATLKLWDLETGIEISTLTFPTSYKVDSIVITSDGKKALCSNYQALIMLDIETGKEISMLTNLDSTFYDYLDSVSITPDYKKVLCCFRKMLKILDVVTATEISIPNENIEIAAINPDGKKILSFHTWLHESGYVLDGIVKLWDLETGKDIFTLNEYKAIRGMSSDKISGKLVISSDGKKGYFYFPKLLNVWDLETGKEISDLTDDQELNTVNVSQEISKFTSDKELLKTVETAKVVAINYNNKKAITSSGETLKVWNLLTEIQISIPSKNHAQIKLVDINSDGKKAISSCGKTLKVWDLQTGTEISTLTIDNIQLEQSYYDRDKLNLIALTPDWQKVLSIDNENVKIWNLETGKEISSFAIYHNIDINNDCKLNVIALTPNWKKAIVAYNYRWDTGVDTSLKLWDLETGIETSTNLYKQEMNLPSYYYQTSDKKSHILLWDLEAKREISCLIDTKWFNAMKITPDGKKVLSSSDENTLKLLDLDTGKEISSFIADSPIICCAISPDGLKIVAGEESGRVHFLQLEFLDMLKEVE
- a CDS encoding WD40 repeat domain-containing protein, whose translation is MGSIATKLASKSAEFKSLFLGQFPEQQLKAGNVDKCYQTLTDFDFITLKIQYPNFGVEPLIRDYELIENSEILDKLEADEKLEAEQVKPLKLIQRALQLSAHILNEDNTQLVGQLWGRLQSFEQPEIKKLLDDAAQSKSEIPRFRPITASLTTPGGSLLRTLTGHKQAVRAVAITPDGEKAVSGSLDSTLKLWDLQTGNEISTLNAHKDLVTAVAIAPDGQKAVSGSFNGHLKLWDLKSCQQISNLIGYSHWVKSLAITPDSKTTVSGSHDTTLKLWDLETRKEIPTLIGHKHSVNAVAITPDGKKAVSSSHDTTLKLWDLETGKEISTLMGHSNGIIAVAISLDSQKAVSASFDRTLKLWDLQTGNEISTLIMTGHNYPVDKVAIAPDSYKALSACVENILKLWDLKTGNEISTLAVHNYPVEAVAITPDGQKALFAYGDKILKLWNLETGTEICTLTGHNYLVKVVAMTPDAQKAVSGSWDNTLKVWDLEKGKEISTLTLDQDSLRVAITTDGKRAVSGGLKTLAITPDGKKAISGSSDNTLKVWDLETGQELSTFIGDSPIFCCAISPDGLTIVAGEQSGRVHFLRLELPDMLKEVE
- a CDS encoding AAA family ATPase, translating into MIEFAAITSVISKYAPQASQLIIKQAQKNEAVIKILQELKLNPTQILDDVDTVYGYTLVKYGVFKPEAILNLFREKVIKDYFWDAYSNNAPFQFVENTKKFLNQNSEIKTQIINAKINFSAELEEFGEAFIAVAKQTKASKYQPYPDWNLDVYPKEFKALIFEKTRLFCGRDFVFKAINKFFTTQPKGYFTVIGDAGMGKSAIAAKYVLATKFPCYFNVFAEGRNKPEKFLAGIRQQLIKRYSLQNADNADLRTLLEKTSEKLQGQKLVLVVDALDEVEQEGNSNLLDLPQNLPDGIYFLLTRRPYNQETKRLNLSPDTPVYELDLTKSDYTALSQEDVKEYLHLSLNNEQKLKNWINDRNIYEDTFIQEIAVKSENNFIYLRYLLPGIAEGKYNDLSLKGLPQGLQDYYTSHWTRMGMDKEANEKKVKILYILVERGEPISLNLIADILDEDEYDIKDVLDDWIEYVTPKINADEQKTYYSIYHRSFLEFLKSQDKLGKGRKLFREVNKSMADYMLKEME
- a CDS encoding protein kinase domain-containing protein, which translates into the protein MVLSQINQSAVNCINPHCQRPYPQPWGNKFCNSCGAPLQLLDRYYPIEPLGSGGFAQIYTVWDVKTQTEKVLKVLVEDSPKALELFIQEAEVLSNFHHPGVPKVDADGYFQISLTSPKPHQLACLVMEKINGHNLEEIRKKYPQGCPEDLVLNWFAQAVKILQELHKRHIIHRDIKPSNLMLRTPSPTAPLQAEQLVLIDFGGAKQFSGAILRSHSPSTRLFSSGYSPPEQITGGNVGPAADFYALGRTMIELLTGKYPQDLEDPITSELRWRNQCNINPRLADLLDEMIQTDVRSRPAHAAIIQKRLLKIVPVESKPGFFTQLQNTIIQTVTQFTQAVGNTTLFTVQAIFKFLLACLATIWAIILSSIGASLGTIAGFLLAYHTKLGAFVAEFISRQLPQLIPNLQPSNPKEILIYAVAGLGTAWGITLSGSFGQKRRFLISAFMGLIGYSSGWITWQFIKPHDSPEGLIAWMLVSISMLTLGLGLRSHYLAYAFITAFGSANIVAGLIHLGIKISFIHFSNPPSWLELLTYIAFLDFIAILISLCLGLSYYLIVPCLRWLGWR